A genomic window from Flavobacterium sp. I3-2 includes:
- a CDS encoding DinB family protein: protein MSIQNALLVELEREKNNTLRILNNLPNDKFDYKPHPKSMSLGELTNHIVELHNWVELALERDTFDFHTDYTPSTLETVEELKEALEDGYLRNITLIENLTEADYFKTWTLKAGEHVIVSLPKAGALRFIINNHLIHHRGQLSVYMRLLDIPVPGIYGPSADDK from the coding sequence ATGAGTATTCAAAATGCATTATTAGTTGAATTAGAACGTGAGAAAAATAACACCTTACGTATATTAAATAACTTGCCAAACGATAAGTTTGATTACAAACCACATCCAAAATCGATGTCTTTAGGCGAATTAACAAATCATATAGTTGAATTACATAACTGGGTTGAATTGGCTTTAGAGCGCGATACGTTTGATTTTCATACAGATTACACACCTTCAACATTAGAAACTGTTGAAGAACTAAAAGAGGCTTTAGAAGATGGTTATTTACGTAACATAACGTTAATTGAAAATTTAACAGAAGCTGATTATTTTAAAACTTGGACTTTGAAAGCTGGTGAACATGTTATTGTTTCGTTACCAAAAGCAGGTGCATTACGTTTTATAATCAACAATCATTTGATCCATCATCGTGGACAATTAAGCGTTTATATGCGTTTGTTAGATATTCCGGTTCCAGGAATTTACGGACCATCTGCTGATGATAAATAA